One stretch of Chitinophaga pendula DNA includes these proteins:
- a CDS encoding SMP-30/gluconolactonase/LRE family protein: MSKRKGTGISLVLFMITGWAYGQGLDTIPVVAKGATLQEVSRQFSFTEGPAVDRKGNIYFTDQPNNKIWEYGVDGQLRLFSDKAGRSNGMVFDRKGNLLTCADEHNQLWSISPKGKVTVLLDNFGGKQFNGPNDLWADAKDGIYFTDPYYQRDYWTRQAPDIKEQRVYYLPKGAKQPIIVEEGLKQPNGIVGTPDGKYLYVADIAANKTYKYEIQADGHLGGRQLFLEHGNDGMTLDAQGNLYITGKGVTIYNPQGKKLGYIPITSGWVGNICFGGKDRQLLFITASPAIYTLKMSVKGVE, from the coding sequence ATGAGCAAGAGAAAAGGTACAGGTATTAGTCTGGTGCTATTCATGATAACGGGCTGGGCCTATGGGCAAGGACTGGATACTATCCCAGTGGTGGCAAAGGGTGCTACGCTGCAGGAGGTGTCCCGTCAGTTTTCTTTTACGGAAGGTCCTGCTGTAGACCGGAAGGGGAATATCTACTTTACGGATCAGCCGAACAATAAAATCTGGGAGTATGGTGTAGATGGCCAGCTGCGTTTGTTTTCGGATAAGGCGGGGAGATCTAACGGAATGGTTTTCGACCGGAAGGGTAACCTGTTGACCTGTGCGGATGAACACAATCAGTTGTGGTCTATTAGTCCTAAGGGAAAAGTGACGGTGTTGCTGGATAATTTTGGTGGTAAGCAGTTTAACGGACCTAATGATCTCTGGGCGGATGCAAAGGACGGTATTTATTTTACGGACCCATATTATCAGCGCGACTACTGGACACGGCAAGCGCCGGATATCAAGGAGCAGCGTGTGTATTATTTACCGAAGGGGGCGAAGCAGCCTATTATTGTAGAAGAGGGATTGAAGCAGCCTAACGGCATAGTAGGCACGCCGGATGGTAAGTATCTGTATGTGGCAGACATTGCGGCTAATAAGACGTATAAGTACGAAATACAGGCCGACGGGCATCTTGGGGGGCGTCAGCTTTTCCTGGAGCACGGTAATGATGGGATGACACTTGATGCACAAGGGAACCTGTATATTACAGGAAAGGGGGTTACTATTTATAACCCGCAAGGGAAGAAGCTGGGATATATTCCTATCACATCGGGATGGGTAGGGAATATCTGTTTTGGTGGTAAAGACCGGCAATTGTTGTTTATTACGGCGTCGCCGGCTATCTATACCTTGAAAATGAGTGTAAAAGGCGTAGAATAA
- a CDS encoding glycoside hydrolase family 76 protein, translating to MKLLSTLLKRYCVLAVSLLLSWNTSLGQSAVYGPVAESLQNSAHQLFISADGNYYKQNNTNNDNFNYWWNAHAVDALADGYLRTRADVYKQRMKNILRGIKIRNGNTYINEYYDDMEWLAISSLRSYEHTGDAEYLNVANLLWTDIKTGIHPERGGAIQWKKDSPGSFNACANGPAIIFAVRLYRTNGNAQDLQIAKNIYTWQKNVLVDPVNGAVWDSYNANTNETNKSWIFSYNVGTWIGGCLELYKATGDQSYLNDAVKTADYAVNTRLANGVFWTNETGAGDGGLFKGIFVRYFALLAREGNLPATTRERYVNALASSAAGLKNQGINTTNMLVNPNWTTRPGTTTDHSTQQSGVMLMEAAATLDQSFFYKDVNYGRAGIGLVAGSYRLSDLMARGIANDDISSFTLPAGYTVTFYEHDNFTGANTVRNSSSMWIGTDWNDRVSSLIITAPPPAAARVQAKVDQQPAAGDNKLQVFPNPFKDQLGISVADSKGQQLEVHVYDANGRNVLPLKHIHSGQQLDLSLLPPGVYILTVKTGKGVLTTKVLKH from the coding sequence ATGAAACTATTATCTACATTGCTCAAAAGATATTGTGTGTTAGCGGTATCATTGCTGCTATCCTGGAATACTTCGCTGGGTCAGTCGGCCGTATATGGACCTGTGGCAGAATCATTACAGAACAGTGCGCATCAACTTTTTATTTCTGCGGATGGAAATTATTATAAGCAGAACAATACGAATAATGACAACTTCAACTATTGGTGGAATGCGCATGCTGTGGACGCATTAGCGGATGGGTATCTGCGTACCCGTGCTGACGTCTATAAACAGCGGATGAAAAACATATTGAGAGGGATCAAGATCCGGAATGGGAATACATATATCAATGAATACTATGATGATATGGAATGGTTGGCGATATCCAGTTTACGCAGTTATGAACATACCGGTGATGCGGAATATCTGAATGTGGCTAACCTGCTTTGGACGGATATCAAAACCGGGATACATCCTGAGCGGGGAGGGGCTATCCAGTGGAAGAAGGACTCGCCCGGTTCTTTCAATGCCTGTGCGAATGGGCCTGCCATTATTTTTGCCGTGCGGTTGTATCGTACGAATGGTAATGCCCAGGATCTGCAGATCGCTAAAAACATTTATACCTGGCAGAAGAATGTACTGGTGGACCCGGTAAATGGTGCAGTATGGGATTCTTATAATGCCAACACCAACGAAACCAACAAAAGCTGGATATTCTCTTATAATGTAGGGACGTGGATAGGCGGATGTCTGGAGTTGTACAAGGCCACCGGTGATCAGAGCTATTTAAATGATGCGGTCAAAACGGCTGATTATGCGGTGAATACCCGGTTGGCTAATGGCGTGTTCTGGACGAATGAGACGGGTGCCGGAGATGGTGGTCTTTTCAAGGGGATTTTCGTCCGTTATTTTGCTTTGCTGGCCCGAGAGGGGAATCTACCTGCTACCACCCGTGAGCGATATGTAAATGCGCTAGCATCCAGTGCTGCCGGGTTGAAAAACCAGGGTATCAATACGACCAACATGTTAGTAAACCCTAACTGGACGACTCGTCCGGGTACTACTACTGACCACTCTACGCAGCAGAGCGGGGTAATGTTGATGGAAGCTGCGGCTACCCTGGATCAGTCTTTTTTCTACAAAGATGTTAACTATGGCCGGGCTGGTATTGGTTTAGTTGCCGGCAGTTACCGGCTGTCTGACCTGATGGCCAGGGGTATTGCGAACGATGATATTTCATCATTTACTTTGCCGGCCGGGTATACTGTAACATTTTATGAGCACGACAATTTCACAGGTGCTAATACGGTACGGAATAGTTCTTCGATGTGGATCGGTACGGATTGGAATGACCGGGTTTCTTCACTGATCATTACGGCGCCGCCACCGGCAGCAGCCAGGGTGCAGGCAAAGGTAGATCAACAGCCAGCTGCGGGAGATAACAAACTGCAGGTATTCCCTAATCCGTTTAAGGATCAGCTGGGGATCAGTGTAGCAGATAGCAAAGGGCAGCAGCTGGAAGTGCATGTGTATGATGCCAATGGACGCAACGTATTGCCATTGAAACATATCCATAGCGGGCAGCAACTGGATCTTTCTTTGTTGCCGCCAGGCGTATATATCCTTACTGTAAAAACAGGTAAGGGGGTGTTGACCACAAAAGTATTAAAGCACTAG
- a CDS encoding carboxymuconolactone decarboxylase family protein, whose amino-acid sequence MKKRINFNSVQPTAYNAMDALDQYVGTTTVSKQYQELIRIRASQINGCAYCVDAHTKDACDQGETLQRIALVSAWREAGNIFSDEEKVLFKMTEEITHISQQGLTEDTYEKAIASFGETQTAEIIMIIVTINAWNRIGVATQLRPARRNTKNA is encoded by the coding sequence ATGAAAAAAAGGATCAATTTCAATAGCGTTCAACCCACCGCTTATAACGCCATGGATGCACTCGATCAATATGTAGGAACTACTACCGTAAGTAAACAATACCAGGAACTCATCCGGATCAGAGCATCTCAGATCAACGGTTGTGCTTATTGTGTCGATGCACATACCAAAGATGCTTGTGATCAGGGCGAAACATTGCAACGCATCGCGCTGGTAAGCGCCTGGAGAGAAGCGGGCAATATTTTCTCTGATGAAGAAAAAGTATTGTTCAAAATGACGGAAGAGATCACACATATCAGCCAGCAGGGCTTAACCGAAGACACCTACGAAAAGGCGATCGCCTCATTTGGCGAAACACAGACAGCAGAAATAATAATGATCATTGTAACAATTAATGCATGGAATAGAATTGGGGTAGCCACCCAACTTCGACCTGCTCGCCGCAACACAAAAAATGCCTGA
- a CDS encoding GNAT family N-acetyltransferase produces MPIALNDINTPRLTLRLLGDDVTTACLNEELPTATQLLHADISEEFLEHPSSLRHDQYQLQQDPAYRPWSSRAIILKSERKAIGLIRFHERPHAETEKEYRKDAVEFGYRILSSYRRMGYAREAVLAMMDWAQEQFQVHRFIASVSPDNEPSTNLVKSLGFKKIDEAIDETDGLEYVFLLERTT; encoded by the coding sequence ATGCCCATTGCACTAAATGATATCAATACCCCCAGGCTAACCCTCCGTTTATTAGGCGACGATGTAACGACAGCCTGCCTCAACGAAGAGCTTCCTACCGCAACTCAACTGCTACATGCCGACATCTCCGAGGAGTTCCTGGAACACCCCAGCAGCTTGAGACACGACCAGTATCAGCTACAACAAGACCCAGCATACCGCCCATGGTCTTCCAGGGCCATCATACTAAAAAGCGAAAGGAAAGCGATCGGTTTGATACGCTTCCACGAACGCCCTCACGCCGAAACAGAAAAAGAATACAGAAAAGATGCGGTAGAATTTGGCTATCGTATCCTCTCCTCCTATAGGAGAATGGGATATGCCAGAGAAGCCGTCCTCGCCATGATGGACTGGGCACAGGAACAATTCCAGGTACATCGCTTCATCGCATCTGTATCGCCAGACAATGAACCCTCCACTAACCTGGTAAAATCCCTCGGCTTCAAAAAGATTGATGAAGCAATAGACGAAACAGATGGACTGGAGTATGTCTTCCTGCTGGAAAGAACCACATAG